CGAGACTCTGCCGCTGGATCGGATCTCATCGGCAATCTGATCGTAGCCGCGAGGGTCATCCGCCGTCGTGATCGCCACGCCGTACTGTGGAAGGAAGATCGGATTGGCCCGGCGGACATCGCGCGGGAGGAACGTGAACGCATTTCGTTCCGTGCGGACGGTCGCCAGGGTCGGACAAGCGCCCAATCCCAACTTCACGCCGGAAAGGTCGACCTCGAGCCTCGGCAGTCTGCCGCTGATCGAGAACTCAGCGTCACGAATTTCGCCCTGGCCGGCGACGATCCGCATCCGGCCAATCGTTCCGTCCGTCAACTCCAGCCGCCCTTGTCCCGGACCATCGCTCCACACCAGCGCGATCGCCGTCCGATCAGTCCCGACCTTCTTTGCCGCATCCGCGTTCATCTTCTGCTCCAGGTTCTGTATAGTTGTATATGACTGCACCATGGTCGCAACGCCCATAGAGCCGATCATACGAATGACATGCCTTCAAGATTAGCTTATAGCGAGCAAAATGGAATGGACGGAATTGCGCAATAGTTGTACAATCGGGCAATATCGGTGCTGAGGATCGCTCATGCCGCGGCAGATTCACGGACATAACTGGCGGCCGCCCGACCCAAAGGGGCTGTGGATACTGTCCGCGATCGAAGACCAGCGCCATCGCGTGAGCCCTCGCGGGCGGATTTCGCATGCGTTCTGGGCTCTCGATTACGCGTTCTGTCCCGGTGTGACGTTTCGGGTGGGACGGGTTCGCAATCCCTGGCGCGAGCGGCCGGCGTTCACAGCCCATCTCTATGCGCCCGGCACGTCATATTGGGAACGGTTCTGTTCGGCTGGCTCCCCGCTGCACAGCGGGTCGATCTGCTTTTTGGGCGGAGATGTTGCGGGACTGGCCAGGCTGGTTGACGCGTCTGACGGCTGCGCCCGCTTTTCTGACCCGCAAAAGATCATCGCCTCGCTGCTCCAACGGGCGGCCGACGTCGGGCAACAGGAGGGTGATGCCGGTTTCTGGAAGGCCCAGGCTTTGCTCTGCCATGTTATCGACGCACTTGGCCAGGCTCAGCCGGCTGGCGAAGACGGGATGTGGATCGTCGATGGCAAAGCCAGGCCTCGCGACGGAGGCGAGATGGTCCCAGCGGCACGCGAGTACCTGCGGATGAACCTGCACCGCACCGTCGCACTCAGGGAAATCGCCGCCCACCTCCACGTCAGCGTATCCACGCTGGCCCACCGCTTTCGCCGCGAGACCGGCCGGTCCACCCTCGGCGAACACGCTCAGATGCGGATCCGACACATCAAGCACCTCCTGCTGATGGGGGAACCGCTCAAAGCCATCGCCCCGGTCATGGGGTTCGGCGATATCTACCACCTCTCGAAGTACTTTCGCCGCGTCGAAGGCGTCAGCCCCCGAGCGTTCCTCAGGCAGCAAAACCGCGGGTAACGACGATTGCGTCAGATTCAGAGGCCGGATCCGGATGCCCTTGCAGAACTCTTCGCGGTCATCGCCTGACCGACACGCCCTTGCCGGCCAGGAACTCCTTGACCTGTTCGATGCTGAGAATCCGGAAGTGGAACACCGACGCAGCCAGGAGAACATCGGCGTGCCCTTCCGTCACCGCCGCGTGGAAGTCATCGAGCTTGCCCGCGCCGCCCGAAGCGACGACGGGTACGTTGACGGCATCGGCGATGGCTCGGGTAAACTCCAGGTCATAGCCGGTCTGG
The window above is part of the Phycisphaerae bacterium genome. Proteins encoded here:
- a CDS encoding helix-turn-helix transcriptional regulator; this translates as MPRQIHGHNWRPPDPKGLWILSAIEDQRHRVSPRGRISHAFWALDYAFCPGVTFRVGRVRNPWRERPAFTAHLYAPGTSYWERFCSAGSPLHSGSICFLGGDVAGLARLVDASDGCARFSDPQKIIASLLQRAADVGQQEGDAGFWKAQALLCHVIDALGQAQPAGEDGMWIVDGKARPRDGGEMVPAAREYLRMNLHRTVALREIAAHLHVSVSTLAHRFRRETGRSTLGEHAQMRIRHIKHLLLMGEPLKAIAPVMGFGDIYHLSKYFRRVEGVSPRAFLRQQNRG